The Candidatus Binatia bacterium genome includes a region encoding these proteins:
- a CDS encoding Arm DNA-binding domain-containing protein, translating into MLTDTKLRNLKPTGKLYKVADRDGLYVAVTPSGTISFRYNYALNGRQETITFGRY; encoded by the coding sequence CAAGCTGCGGAACCTCAAGCCGACGGGCAAGCTGTACAAGGTGGCGGACAGGGACGGCCTGTATGTGGCCGTCACCCCCTCCGGGACCATTTCGTTCCGCTACAACTACGCCCTCAACGGGCGCCAGGAGACCATCACCTTCGGCCGATAC